The following proteins are encoded in a genomic region of Triticum dicoccoides isolate Atlit2015 ecotype Zavitan chromosome 1B, WEW_v2.0, whole genome shotgun sequence:
- the LOC119321919 gene encoding LEC14B protein-like isoform X2: protein MCSKRKTCHGGPSQQEQDSPAVANEVFVIDEEVSHLTRLKSEPSERTRACLHAGKSHISTFKLLSSRESNRSGFGRFSSVDCCYALRKHLPVRGPWRVDSMDCAAYISQFSSDGSLLIAGFRGGRIRIYNADKKWKIHKDITCKSLRWTVSDIALSPDQQYLAYSSLSPTVHIVNVQNAVKQSHANITDIHEVLNFSAADDESSFGIFSIKFSKDGRELVVGNSNESICIYDLGANKVKERIHAHVADVNAVTFADESSDVLYSGSDDSLCKVWDRRCHKRAKPVGVLAGHLDGVTFIDSHGDGHYFISNCKDQTIKLWDIRKLSSATEDCTPKAYEWDYRWMTYPSEARFLKHPYDQSLATFRGHSVLRTLIRCYFSPMHRSEVHIHRIQ, encoded by the exons ATGTGCTCCAAGCGGAAGACGTGTCATGGAGGACCATCTCAACAAGAGCAAGACAGTCCTGCAGTTGCTAATGAAGTGTTTGTTATTGATGAGGAGGTTTCCCATCTTACTAGGCTTAAATCAGAGCCAAGTGAGAGAACTCGTGCATGCCTTCATGCTGGCAAGAGCCATATCTCTACATTCAAGCTGTTGTCATCAAGAGAATCCAATCGCTCCGGATTTGGTAGATTCTCTTCAGTCGATTGCTGTTATGCTCTTCGCAAACACCTACCAGTAAGAGGCCCGTGGCGTGTTGATAGCATGGACTGCGCAGCATACATCTCACAATTCTCTTCGGATGGTTCTCTACTAATTGCTGGGTTTCGG GGAGGCCGTATCAGAATCTATAACGCTGACAAAAAATGGAAGATCCACAAGGATATAACCTGCAAAAGTCTGCGGTGGACAGTATCAGATATTGCTCTCTCACCTGATCAACAATACCTA GCATATTCCAGTCTGTCCCCTACTGTTCACATAGTAAATGTTCAGAATGCTGTGAAGCAGTCACATGCTAATATTACA GACATTCATGAGGTTTTGAATTTTTCTGCTGCTGACGATGAATCCTCCTTTGGAATATTTTCAATAAAGTTTTCAAAAGATGGCCGTGAACTTGTTGTTGGAAACAGCAATGAGTCAATATGTATTTATGATCTTGGAGCAAACAAAGTGAAAGAGCGAATTCATGCTCATGTG GCTGATGTTAATGCGGTCACGTTCGCTGATGAATCTAGTGATGTCTTGTACTCCGGAAGTGATGATAGCCTCTGTAAG GTGTGGGATAGACGCTGCCACAAGAGAGCGAAACCAGTAGGTGTTTTGGCAGGTCATTTAGATGGAGTTACATTTATTGATAGCCATGGAGACGGGCATTATTTCATCTCCAACTGCAAAGATCAGACTATTAAACTATGGGATATCAGAAAATTGTCCTCGGCTACGGAGGA CTGCACACCAAAAGCATACGAATGGGATTACAGATGGATGACCTATCCATCAGAAGCCCGTTTTTTGAAGCATCCATATGATCAATCGCTAGCCACATTCAGAGGCCATTCGGTGTTGCGCACACTTATCCGTTGTTACTTTTCCCCAATGCACAG GTCAGAGGTACATATACACAGGATCCAGTGA
- the LOC119321919 gene encoding LEC14B protein-like isoform X1, translating to MCSKRKTCHGGPSQQEQDSPAVANEVFVIDEEVSHLTRLKSEPSERTRACLHAGKSHISTFKLLSSRESNRSGFGRFSSVDCCYALRKHLPVRGPWRVDSMDCAAYISQFSSDGSLLIAGFRGGRIRIYNADKKWKIHKDITCKSLRWTVSDIALSPDQQYLAYSSLSPTVHIVNVQNAVKQSHANITDIHEVLNFSAADDESSFGIFSIKFSKDGRELVVGNSNESICIYDLGANKVKERIHAHVADVNAVTFADESSDVLYSGSDDSLCKVWDRRCHKRAKPVGVLAGHLDGVTFIDSHGDGHYFISNCKDQTIKLWDIRKLSSATEDCTPKAYEWDYRWMTYPSEARFLKHPYDQSLATFRGHSVLRTLIRCYFSPMHSTGQRYIYTGSSDQCVYIYDVATGNVVEILKWHESIVRDCSWHPHLPTLVSSSWDGYLVRWEATEDDDDPTTLNKGKQRMCPEGYTFTL from the exons ATGTGCTCCAAGCGGAAGACGTGTCATGGAGGACCATCTCAACAAGAGCAAGACAGTCCTGCAGTTGCTAATGAAGTGTTTGTTATTGATGAGGAGGTTTCCCATCTTACTAGGCTTAAATCAGAGCCAAGTGAGAGAACTCGTGCATGCCTTCATGCTGGCAAGAGCCATATCTCTACATTCAAGCTGTTGTCATCAAGAGAATCCAATCGCTCCGGATTTGGTAGATTCTCTTCAGTCGATTGCTGTTATGCTCTTCGCAAACACCTACCAGTAAGAGGCCCGTGGCGTGTTGATAGCATGGACTGCGCAGCATACATCTCACAATTCTCTTCGGATGGTTCTCTACTAATTGCTGGGTTTCGG GGAGGCCGTATCAGAATCTATAACGCTGACAAAAAATGGAAGATCCACAAGGATATAACCTGCAAAAGTCTGCGGTGGACAGTATCAGATATTGCTCTCTCACCTGATCAACAATACCTA GCATATTCCAGTCTGTCCCCTACTGTTCACATAGTAAATGTTCAGAATGCTGTGAAGCAGTCACATGCTAATATTACA GACATTCATGAGGTTTTGAATTTTTCTGCTGCTGACGATGAATCCTCCTTTGGAATATTTTCAATAAAGTTTTCAAAAGATGGCCGTGAACTTGTTGTTGGAAACAGCAATGAGTCAATATGTATTTATGATCTTGGAGCAAACAAAGTGAAAGAGCGAATTCATGCTCATGTG GCTGATGTTAATGCGGTCACGTTCGCTGATGAATCTAGTGATGTCTTGTACTCCGGAAGTGATGATAGCCTCTGTAAG GTGTGGGATAGACGCTGCCACAAGAGAGCGAAACCAGTAGGTGTTTTGGCAGGTCATTTAGATGGAGTTACATTTATTGATAGCCATGGAGACGGGCATTATTTCATCTCCAACTGCAAAGATCAGACTATTAAACTATGGGATATCAGAAAATTGTCCTCGGCTACGGAGGA CTGCACACCAAAAGCATACGAATGGGATTACAGATGGATGACCTATCCATCAGAAGCCCGTTTTTTGAAGCATCCATATGATCAATCGCTAGCCACATTCAGAGGCCATTCGGTGTTGCGCACACTTATCCGTTGTTACTTTTCCCCAATGCACAG CACAGGTCAGAGGTACATATACACAGGATCCAGTGACCAATGTGTCTATATTTATGATGTG GCCACTGGAAACGTTGTTGAAATACTCAAATGGCATGAATCGATCGTCAGAGATTGTTCCTGGCACCCGCACCTCCCGACGCTCGTTAGCTCTTCGTGGGACGGCTATCTGGTACGGTGGGAAGCAACGGAGGACGACGACGACCCAACCACCCTCAATAAAGGGAAACAGAGGATGTGTCCAGAGGGATACACATTCACGCTCTAG